CCCACCGACACGATCCAGACAGATCTGGCCGGTGTCGAGCCCGACGTCACTCAGATTCTGCTGGTCGCTTCGGCGGAGGGCGTCACCTTCGACCGCGTCCAGGGACTGCGCATTCTGCTGTACGACGCGACGGTCGCCGACGGTGAGCCGCTGGCCTACTTCGACATCAAGCCGGAGACGGGCCAGGAGACAGCGCTGATCTGCGGTGAGCTGTACCGGCGCGGGGAGGGCTGGAAGTTCCGGGCCCTGGGCGAGGGCTACTCGAACGGACTGCAGGGCCTGGCCACCGACTACGGCATCTCGGTGGACGAGTCGGACCCCGCCGATGAGCCCGCGCAGAGCCCGCCCCCCACCTCGGTCCAGACCACGCCCGCCCAGCCGCTGCCCCCGGAGCAGCCGACGGGGGTCCCGGCGCAGCCCGAGTACGGCTACCCGCAGCAGACGCCGGCGACGCAGCCGGCGTACGGCTATCCGCATCCCACCAGCCAGCCCGCATACGGCTATCCACAGGCGCCTGCCGCGGCGGCCGCCGCCGCGGGGGCGCCGGGCGGCTACGGCTATCCGCCGCCTGTCACGGCCGTACCGGACCAGGAGTTCCGGATGCCGCCGCAGGGTCCGCAGTTCATCGGGCGTTAGAGAAATCAGGCGTCACAGGCGCCGCGACCTCAACGCTCGGCCTTCGCCTTGTAACCCCGCCCCCACTGCAACCCCCACCCGTACAACCGATCCAGCTCCGCCTGGAACCCGTACACGAACTTCACTTCCCGGCGGACCATCATCTCCCCCTTGACGTTCTCGATCATCACGACCGCGCAGGAGCGGGCCTGGGGGTGCCGCTCGTCGAGATGTATCTCGATGCGCGGGCCGTTGCTGGGGTACAGCGTGACGATGGCGTGGGTACGGTCGAACGCGGGGGTCTGGTCGTAGATGTAGACGAAGACCAGCAGCCGTTTGATGGCGTCCCGGTGGTCGAGGTTGACGTAGAGCGTCTCACCGGACGCCGAACCGAACCGGTCGTCCCCGCTGAGCTTCACGTACGGCGGCGCGTTGACGTCGCCGAGGTAGCCGCCGAGCGGCTGGACCACGCCCTTGGTGCCGTCCTGGAGCTCGTACAGGACGCCCAGGTCGAGGTCGACGTTGACCATGCTCTGGCTGTGCCCGAGGACCTCCGGCGGCTTGAGCGCCTTGAAGGGGTGCCGCAGCAGGCTCTCGCGCTGGGAGCCGCCGATGTCGGACGTCCGCATACGCCAAGCCAGGTTGACGCGCAGATGTCCGGTGGCCGCGCCCTGTTTGGTGAGGGAGACCTGGCTGTGCCGTTTGGTCAGCTCGATGGAGTTCGTCGCCGCGTTGCCGGAGTCGAACTCGGCCGCCTTGCCAGGTCGGAGTCCGTCCAAGAAGCCCATTCCCGCCCCCACGTTCACTCGTCAGACCGGCGGGGCGGCCGGAGGACATGTCCTCCGGCCGCCCCGCACAGAGCGTTCCTCACTCGGAGGGTTGTCACACCCCGGACGAGACCTCAGTCTTCTCGTCCGTGCCCGACGCTTTTCCCTCGGCCGCCGCCAAGGCCCGGTTGCGGCGCACGGAGGACCAGAAGGACCAGGCGATCAGGATGACACCGATGCTGCCGGTGATGAGCTCGTGGATCTCGTACTGGATGGTGACCAGGAGGATCACGGCGAGGGCGCCGATGGCGTAGTGCGCGCCGTGCTCCAGGTACACGTAGTCGTCGAGGGTGCCCTGGCGGACCAGGTAGACCGTGAGCGACCGGACGTACATGGCGCCGATGCCGAGGCCGAGGGCCATCAGGATGATGTCGTTGGTGATGGCGAAGGCGCCGATGACGCCGTCGAAGGAGAAGGACGCGTCCAGGACCTCGAGGTAGAGGAACATGAAGAACGCGGCCTGGCCGGCCAGGACGACCGCCGAGCGTGGCTTGCCCTCGCGTACCGCCGCTTCCTCCGCCTCGTGCTCGCGTTCCTCCTCTTCTTCGAGCTTGCCCTCGAAGAAGCCGGAGAGACCGCCGACGATCATGTACGTGATGAGACCGCCAATACCGGCTAGCAGCACCGTCTCCGCCTTGTCCGCGCTCCCGGCGTGCAGGTGGGCATGGGTCGCGAAGGTCATCGAGGAGATCAGCAGCACGATCAGCGCGATGCAGACCGACAGCATGTCGACCTTGCCGAGCTTGGCCAGCGGCCGCTCGATCCAACCGAGCCATTTGATGTCCCGGTCCTCGAAGATGAAGTCGAGGAAGATCATCAGCAGGAACATGCCACCGAAGGCCGCGATCGCCGGGTGGGCGTCGGTGACGAGCTGCTCGTAACGGTCCTTGTCGGTCAGCGCGAGGTCGACGGCCTCGATGGGCCCCATCGAGGCGCTGACGGCGACGATGACGACAGGAAAGACCAGCCGCATACCGAATACGGCGATCAGAATGCCGATCGTGAGGAAGATCTTCTGCCAGAAGGCGGACATCTTCTTCAGGATTCCGGCGTTGATCACTGCGTTGTCGAAGGACAGCGAGATCTCAAGGACGGAGAGGATCGCCACGATACCGAAGGCGGTCCACCCCCCGATGAAGACCGCCGCGACGAGGCCGAGCGCGGTGACCGCGAACGACCAGCCGAAGGTTTTCAGAACCACTGGCTACCCAATCCCTTGTGTACGGGGTGTACGGGTTTCCCCCGCGCGCCGTACCCGGCTTTACGAAACGTTGACTCCGAAGTCTAGAGCGATGCCTCGCAGCCCCGACGCGTACCCCTGTCCCACGGCCCTGAACTTCCATTCGGCCTGGTAGCGGTAGACCTCACCGAAGATCATCGCGGTCTCCGTGGAGGCGTCCTCACTCAGGTCGTAGCGGGCGAGTTCCTGGCCGTCGGCCTGGTTGACCACGCGGATGAAGGCGTTGCTGACCTGGCCGAAGGTCTGGCCGCGCTCGTCGGCCAGGTGGATCGAGACAGGGAAGACGATCTTGTCGCACTGGGGTGGCACCTTGGACAGGTCGATCAGGATCGACTCGTCGTCGCCCTCGCCCTCACCGGTGAGGTTGTCACCGGTGTGCTCCACCGAGCCGTCCGGGCTCTTGAGCTGGTTGTAGAAGACGAACCACTCGTCCCCCAGCACCCGCCCGTTGCTGCACATCAGTGCGCTGGCGTCGAGGTCGAAGGGGGCTCCGGTGGTGGAGCGCGCGTCCCAGCCGAGCCCGATCATCACCTGGGTGAGGTCGGGTGCGGCCTTGGACAGGGAGACGTTGCCTCCCTTGGCGAGCGTGACGCCCATGTTGCTGGTCCCTCCCCGAGACGGTGCTTTCTCTGGTTGTCCTGCACGTCCGGCGCCACACCCAAACAGTGCGGCGCCGGACAATGAGACCCTTCGGACGTCGGTCGACGTCGGCTCAGACGTTCACACCGAAGTCCTGCGCGATGCCGCGCAGGCCCGAGGCGTAGCCCTGGCCGATGGCGCGGAACTTCCACTCCGCGCCGTGCCGGTAGAGCTCACCGAAGACCATGGCGGTCTCGGTGGAAGCGTCCTCGGAGAGGTCGTACCGGGCGATCTCGGCGCCGCCGGCCTGGTTGGCGACGCGGATGAACGCGTTGCGCACCTGGCCGAAGGACTGCTGGCGGTTCTCGGCGTCGTAGATCGACACCGGGAAGACGATCTTCTCGACGTCCGCCGGGACGTTCGCGAGGTCGACCTTGATCTGCTCGTCGTCGCCCTCGCCCTCACCGGTGAGGTTGTCACCGGTGTGCTCCACCGAGCCGTCGGGGCTCTTGAGGTTGTTGAAGAAGATGAAGTGCGCGTCACTTGCGACCTTGCCGGACGGGTTCAGCAGCAGAGCGCTGGCGTCCAGGTCGAAGTCGGTGCCGGTCGTGGTGCGGATGTCCCACCCCAGACCGACGATGACCGCGGTCAGGCCCGGGGCCTCCTTGGTCAGTGATACGTTGCCGCCCTTGCTGAGGCTGACTCCCACGAGTCCTCCATTGGTGTCCAGGGGCGGGGAGCCCCGCCGTGCGTTCGATGTCGGATCAACGAGTCGATCCTAGTGAGGGGTTCCCGAACCACGCAGGCCCTGGAACCGAACAATCACAGGGTGTCGAGCGCCTTGACGTACTCGTTCAGGTCACGCGCGTCCGGCAGACCGTTGACGACGGTCCAGCGCACGACGCCCTCCTTGTCGATGACGAAGGTGCCGCGCACCGCGCAGCCCTTGTCCTCGTCGAAGACGCCGTAGGCACGCGAGGTCTCGCCGTGCGGCCAGAAGTCGCTCAGCAGGGGGTACTCGAAGCCCTCCTGCTCGGCGAAGACGCGCAGGGTGTGGATGGAGTCGTTCGACACGGCGAGCAGCTGGGTGTCGCGGTCGGAGAACTGCGGCAGGTTGTCGCGCAGCTCGCACAGCTCGCCCGTGCACACGCCGGTGAAGGCGAAGGGGTAGAAGAGCAGCACGACGTTCTGGCGGCCGCGGAAATCGGACAGCTTCACGGCCCTGCCGTGGTTGTCCTTGAGCTCGAAGTCCGGGGCTTTCTCGCCGACCTGGATCGCCATCTCGTGGATGTCCCTTCGGGTGGGGCTGTTCGGGTGAGACCACCCTACGCAGCGATCACCGGGGACCATCGGACGGGCTGGGTGAGGCGACCGAGGCCGCGCACCCGGCCCGTCCGGCGTTCGGTGGCTACTTCTTCTTGGTGGCTGCGGCCTTCGGCGTCACCAGCCGGCTGCCGCTCCAGTCCTTGCCGACGCTGACGCTCTTCGACGCGGAGAGCCCGGCCGTCGTCGCGGCTTCGGAGATGTCGCTCGGCTCCACGTAGCCGTCCCGGCCTGTCTTCGGCGTCAGCAGCAGGATCGAACCGCCCTCTTCGATGTACGTGGTGGCATCCACCAGCGCATCCGTCAGGTCGCCGTCCTCGTCGCGGAACCACAGCACCACGGCATCGGCTACGTCGTCGTAGTCCTCATCCACCAGGTCGCTGCCGATGACTTCTTCAATGGCCTCGCGGAGTTCCTGGTCTACGTCGTCGTCGTAGCCGATCTCCTGGACCACCTGCTCGGGCTGGAACCCCAGCCTGACGGCAGGGTTCGTCCGCTCCTCCGCGTGGTCCGCGGTCGCGCTCACGGGTTGCCTCCTGATCATGTCTTGGTGAATAACTCAGCCACGCGCGTGCGCGAAGCATTGGCCGTAGTCCACACGGGCGGGGCGGATCGCGCAAGTACCCGGCCGTGCAGACCGCCGAAACGGTGACGTTCCGGGCCGTGTCGCCGCAACTTACGGCACGCCACCACGACCCGAAGTGATGCACACCACACCCTTCTGCCCCGTTTGTACGTTTGGGAACCTTCCGTGGGTCCCAAACGCTTTACGAAGGACGGGTTACCTCACAGTAGAGATGACGTTTACGCCCCCGAGGTACACGATGGGGAACGGTGCAGGCACAGCGCAAACCCCCGAGAAAACCTCGAACAGCAGCCCTCTGACAGGTAAGGAACAGCGTGGCTTCCGGATCCGATCGCAACCCGATCATCATTGGCGGCCTTCCGAGTCAGGTTCCTGACTTCGATCCCGAGGAAACCCAGGAGTGGCTCGACTCCCTCGACGCCGCCGTGGACGAGCGCGGCCGGGAGCGGGCCCGCTACCTGATGCTCCGGCTGATCGAGCGGGCCCGCGAGAAGCGCGTGGCCGTGCCCGAGATGCGCAGCACGGACTACATCAACACCATCCCCACCAAGAGCGAGCCGTTCTTCCCGGGCAACGAGGAGATCGAGCGGAAGATCCTCAACGCGACCCGTTGGAACGCCGCGGTGATGGTCTCGCGTGCCCAGCGGCCCGGCATCGGCGTAGGCGGCCACATCGCCACCTTCGCCTCCTCCGCGTCGCTCTACGACGTGGGCTTCAACCACTTCTTCCGCGGCAAGGACGAGGGCGACGGCGGCGACCAGGTCTTCTTCCAGGGCCACGCCTCGCCGGGCATCTACGCACGCGCGTACATGCTGGACCGGCTCAGCGAGCAGAACCTGGACGGTTTCCGCCAGGAGAAGTCGAAGGCTCCGTACGGGCTGTCCAGCTACCCGCACCCGCGGCTGATGCCGGACTTCTGGGAGTTCCCGACCGTGTCGATGGGCCTGGGCCCGATCGGCGCGATCTACCAGGCCCGGATGAACCGGTACATGCAGGCGCGCGGGATCGCGGACACCTCGAAGTCGCACGTATGGGCGTTCCTGGGTGACGGCGAGATGGACGAGCCCGAGTCGCTCGGCCAGCTGTCCATCGCCGCCCGTGAGGGCCTGGACAACCTCACCTTCGTCGTCAACTGCAACCTCCAACGGCTCGACGGACCGGTGCGCGGCAACGGCAAGATCATCCAGGAGCTGGAGTCGGTCTTCCGGGGCGCCGGCTGGAACGTGATCAAGCTGGTGTGGGACCGCACCTGGGACCCGCTGCTGGCGCAGGACCGTGACGGCGTTCTGGTCAACAAGATGAACACCACGCCGGACGGGCAGTTCCAGACGTACGCCACCGAGACCGGCGCCTACATCCGCGACCACTTCTTCGGCGACGACCAGCGGCTGCGCGCGATGGTCGAGGGCATGACCGACGACCAGATCCTGCACCTGGGGCGCGGCGGTCACGACCACCGGAAGATCTTCGCCGCGTACAAGGCGGCCGTCGAGCACAAGGGCCAGCCGACGGTGATCCTGGCCAAGACCATCAAGGGCTGGACGCTGGGTCCGAACTTCGAGGGCCGCAACGCCACGCACCAGATGAAGAAGCTGACGGTCGACGACCTCAAGCACTTCCGCGACCGTCTGCACCTGCCCATCTCCGACAAGGAGCTGGAGAGCGGCCCGCCGCCGTACTACCACCCGGGCCGCAGCTCCGAAGAGATCCAGTACATGCACGACCGCCGCAAGGGCCTGGGCGGATACGTCCCCACGCGCGTCGTACGCTCCGAGCCGCTGGCGCTGCCGGACGACAAGACGTACGCGACCGTGAAGAAGGGCTCGGGCCAGCAGTCCATCGCCACGACCATGGCGTTCGTACGGCTGCTCAAGGACCTGATGCGGGACAAGGAGATCGGCAAGCGGTTCGTGCTGATCGCGCCGGACGAGTACCGCACGTTCGGCATGGACTCCTTCTTCCCGAGCGCGAAGATCTACAACCCGCTCGGCCAGCAGTACGAGGCCGTGGACCGGGACCTGCTGCTCGCCTACAAGGAGTCGCCGACCGGGCAGATGCTGCACGACGGCATCTCCGAGGCGGGCTGTACGGCCTCGCTGATCGCCGCGGGCTCGGCGTACGCCACGCACGGCGAACCGCTGATCCCGGTCTACGTCTTCTACTCGATGTTCGGTTTCCAGCGCACCGGCGACCAGTTCTGGCAGATGTCGGACCAGCTGGCGCGCGGATTCGTACTGGGCGCGACCGCGGGCCGCACGACACTGACCGGTGAGGGTCTGCAGCACGCCGACGGCCACTCGCAGCTGCTCGCCTCGACGAACCCGGGCTGTGTGGCCTACGACCCGGCGTTCGGGTTCGAGATCGCGCACATCGTGCAGGACGGTCTGCGCCGGATGTA
The nucleotide sequence above comes from Streptomyces sp. NL15-2K. Encoded proteins:
- the aceE gene encoding pyruvate dehydrogenase (acetyl-transferring), homodimeric type yields the protein MASGSDRNPIIIGGLPSQVPDFDPEETQEWLDSLDAAVDERGRERARYLMLRLIERAREKRVAVPEMRSTDYINTIPTKSEPFFPGNEEIERKILNATRWNAAVMVSRAQRPGIGVGGHIATFASSASLYDVGFNHFFRGKDEGDGGDQVFFQGHASPGIYARAYMLDRLSEQNLDGFRQEKSKAPYGLSSYPHPRLMPDFWEFPTVSMGLGPIGAIYQARMNRYMQARGIADTSKSHVWAFLGDGEMDEPESLGQLSIAAREGLDNLTFVVNCNLQRLDGPVRGNGKIIQELESVFRGAGWNVIKLVWDRTWDPLLAQDRDGVLVNKMNTTPDGQFQTYATETGAYIRDHFFGDDQRLRAMVEGMTDDQILHLGRGGHDHRKIFAAYKAAVEHKGQPTVILAKTIKGWTLGPNFEGRNATHQMKKLTVDDLKHFRDRLHLPISDKELESGPPPYYHPGRSSEEIQYMHDRRKGLGGYVPTRVVRSEPLALPDDKTYATVKKGSGQQSIATTMAFVRLLKDLMRDKEIGKRFVLIAPDEYRTFGMDSFFPSAKIYNPLGQQYEAVDRDLLLAYKESPTGQMLHDGISEAGCTASLIAAGSAYATHGEPLIPVYVFYSMFGFQRTGDQFWQMSDQLARGFVLGATAGRTTLTGEGLQHADGHSQLLASTNPGCVAYDPAFGFEIAHIVQDGLRRMYGGSEEHPHGEDVFYYLTVYNEPIQHPAEPASVDVEGIVKGIHRFSAGTSGSIPAQIMASGVAVPWAIEAQRILAEEWNVRADVWSATSWNELRREAVRCEEYNLLHPEEEQRVPYVTRKLADAEGPFVAVSDWMRSVPDQIARWVPGTYQSLGADGFGFADTRGAARRFFHIDAQSIVVGVLTELAREGKVDRSALKQAIDRYQLLDVSAADPGAAGGDA
- a CDS encoding DUF475 domain-containing protein, producing MVLKTFGWSFAVTALGLVAAVFIGGWTAFGIVAILSVLEISLSFDNAVINAGILKKMSAFWQKIFLTIGILIAVFGMRLVFPVVIVAVSASMGPIEAVDLALTDKDRYEQLVTDAHPAIAAFGGMFLLMIFLDFIFEDRDIKWLGWIERPLAKLGKVDMLSVCIALIVLLISSMTFATHAHLHAGSADKAETVLLAGIGGLITYMIVGGLSGFFEGKLEEEEEREHEAEEAAVREGKPRSAVVLAGQAAFFMFLYLEVLDASFSFDGVIGAFAITNDIILMALGLGIGAMYVRSLTVYLVRQGTLDDYVYLEHGAHYAIGALAVILLVTIQYEIHELITGSIGVILIAWSFWSSVRRNRALAAAEGKASGTDEKTEVSSGV
- a CDS encoding TerD family protein, translating into MGVTLAKGGNVSLSKAAPDLTQVMIGLGWDARSTTGAPFDLDASALMCSNGRVLGDEWFVFYNQLKSPDGSVEHTGDNLTGEGEGDDESILIDLSKVPPQCDKIVFPVSIHLADERGQTFGQVSNAFIRVVNQADGQELARYDLSEDASTETAMIFGEVYRYQAEWKFRAVGQGYASGLRGIALDFGVNVS
- a CDS encoding calcium homeostasis/redox stress adaptation protein; translation: MGVSLSKGGNVSLTKEAPGLTAVIVGLGWDIRTTTGTDFDLDASALLLNPSGKVASDAHFIFFNNLKSPDGSVEHTGDNLTGEGEGDDEQIKVDLANVPADVEKIVFPVSIYDAENRQQSFGQVRNAFIRVANQAGGAEIARYDLSEDASTETAMVFGELYRHGAEWKFRAIGQGYASGLRGIAQDFGVNV
- a CDS encoding peroxiredoxin, which encodes MAIQVGEKAPDFELKDNHGRAVKLSDFRGRQNVVLLFYPFAFTGVCTGELCELRDNLPQFSDRDTQLLAVSNDSIHTLRVFAEQEGFEYPLLSDFWPHGETSRAYGVFDEDKGCAVRGTFVIDKEGVVRWTVVNGLPDARDLNEYVKALDTL
- a CDS encoding Tellurium resistance, which codes for MGFLDGLRPGKAAEFDSGNAATNSIELTKRHSQVSLTKQGAATGHLRVNLAWRMRTSDIGGSQRESLLRHPFKALKPPEVLGHSQSMVNVDLDLGVLYELQDGTKGVVQPLGGYLGDVNAPPYVKLSGDDRFGSASGETLYVNLDHRDAIKRLLVFVYIYDQTPAFDRTHAIVTLYPSNGPRIEIHLDERHPQARSCAVVMIENVKGEMMVRREVKFVYGFQAELDRLYGWGLQWGRGYKAKAER
- a CDS encoding DUF3052 domain-containing protein, giving the protein MSATADHAEERTNPAVRLGFQPEQVVQEIGYDDDVDQELREAIEEVIGSDLVDEDYDDVADAVVLWFRDEDGDLTDALVDATTYIEEGGSILLLTPKTGRDGYVEPSDISEAATTAGLSASKSVSVGKDWSGSRLVTPKAAATKKK
- a CDS encoding TerD family protein, with amino-acid sequence MTHAMLKGSNVPLEAKTVRAVLRWAPGQGGPDVDASALLLGPDGRVRSDEDFVFYNQPRHPSGKCWRLGKKRVAEGPTDTIQTDLAGVEPDVTQILLVASAEGVTFDRVQGLRILLYDATVADGEPLAYFDIKPETGQETALICGELYRRGEGWKFRALGEGYSNGLQGLATDYGISVDESDPADEPAQSPPPTSVQTTPAQPLPPEQPTGVPAQPEYGYPQQTPATQPAYGYPHPTSQPAYGYPQAPAAAAAAAGAPGGYGYPPPVTAVPDQEFRMPPQGPQFIGR